From the genome of Gemmatimonadaceae bacterium, one region includes:
- a CDS encoding RagB/SusD family nutrient uptake outer membrane protein produces the protein MRTRFFLAAALITAAAACSNPLDLKPAGSIPESTAITDAVGARAALFGAYGGLQNLSYYGEDFPILLDLSSDNSEHTGTLTSFGDADLNELRADNETIAGIWIAIYDDINRVNEIIAKVPQVPDLDPDEMHEIIGEAYFLRALNYHNLVKLFGGVPLRLTPATSINDPVGSTRATVADTYTQILKDLDSAQTFISNPTQTTQASLGAVMALRARVLLYEGDYPAAAAAAKAVEDLGQYSLAPNFSDLFAEDGSPTPEDIFRIVFTAQQFNNLSYYYLFDGRYEVAPTPELMHDFDPSFDPSDDVANYDPVDKRGQWSVSIEDDNQEGTKFRSVQGTEYPHVIRFAEVLLIRAEAEARVGSLDTARVKVNLIRARAGLAPVGSLSQTDMIDTIIDERRKELAFEGDRWPDLVRLGLATTVLGIPAQQALYPIPQREIDVTPGLTQNPGY, from the coding sequence TCGATTCCCGAATCGACGGCGATCACGGACGCCGTGGGCGCCCGCGCGGCGTTGTTCGGCGCCTACGGCGGGCTGCAGAACCTGTCGTATTACGGCGAAGATTTTCCCATCCTGCTCGACCTGTCCTCGGACAACAGCGAGCACACCGGTACGCTGACGTCGTTCGGCGACGCGGATCTCAACGAGTTGCGCGCCGACAACGAAACGATCGCCGGCATCTGGATCGCGATCTACGATGACATCAACCGGGTCAACGAGATCATCGCCAAGGTGCCACAGGTGCCCGATCTCGATCCCGACGAGATGCACGAGATCATCGGCGAGGCATATTTCCTGCGCGCGCTGAACTACCACAACCTGGTGAAGCTGTTCGGCGGCGTGCCGCTCCGGCTCACGCCGGCGACGTCGATCAACGACCCGGTCGGATCGACGCGGGCGACGGTCGCCGACACGTACACGCAGATCCTCAAGGATCTCGACTCGGCGCAGACGTTCATCTCCAACCCCACGCAGACCACGCAAGCGTCGTTAGGCGCTGTGATGGCCCTGCGCGCGCGCGTCCTGCTCTACGAGGGCGATTACCCTGCGGCCGCGGCGGCGGCGAAAGCGGTCGAGGACCTTGGCCAGTACTCGCTCGCGCCTAACTTCTCCGACCTCTTCGCCGAGGACGGGTCGCCGACGCCCGAAGACATCTTCCGCATCGTCTTCACGGCGCAGCAGTTCAACAACCTGTCGTACTACTACCTCTTCGACGGCCGCTACGAGGTCGCGCCAACGCCGGAGCTCATGCACGACTTCGATCCGTCGTTCGATCCCAGCGACGACGTGGCGAACTACGATCCCGTGGATAAGCGCGGCCAGTGGTCCGTCTCCATCGAGGACGATAACCAGGAGGGAACGAAGTTCCGGTCCGTGCAAGGCACCGAGTATCCGCACGTGATCCGCTTCGCCGAGGTGCTCCTGATTCGCGCCGAGGCCGAGGCGCGGGTCGGAAGCCTGGACACGGCGCGCGTGAAGGTGAACCTGATTCGCGCGCGCGCGGGCCTCGCTCCGGTCGGCTCGTTGTCGCAAACGGACATGATCGACACGATCATCGACGAGCGTCGAAAGGAGCTGGCGTTCGAGGGCGATCGCTGGCCGGACCTGGTACGGCTCGGGTTGGCGACCACCGTGCTCGGCATCCCGGCGCAGCAGGCGCTGTATCCGATACCGCAGCGGGAAATCGATGTGACGCCGGGACTGACGCAGAATCCTGGATACTGA